In Saccharicrinis fermentans DSM 9555 = JCM 21142, a genomic segment contains:
- a CDS encoding IMPACT family protein → MGEIKDKYKTIAAPSEGIYKEKGSKFISYAYPVYSEDEIKEHVRKLKDEFYDARHHCFAWQLGTDGLRYRANDDGEPSGTAGKPIYGQLRSMELTNILVVVVRYFGGTKLGVPGLIRAYKEATIDAIANADIIEKTVDDLYSVKFDYLVMNDIMKIVKDENLIIANQKFDLSCELEFSIRQSEVQKVLHRFEKVDSVKCEYLRTQ, encoded by the coding sequence ATGGGAGAGATTAAAGATAAATATAAGACCATAGCAGCCCCTTCAGAAGGCATATATAAAGAAAAGGGAAGTAAATTTATTTCGTACGCATATCCAGTTTATAGCGAAGATGAAATCAAAGAACATGTGCGTAAGCTAAAGGATGAATTTTACGATGCACGTCATCATTGTTTTGCCTGGCAGTTAGGGACGGATGGTCTACGTTACCGTGCCAATGATGATGGTGAACCATCGGGTACGGCAGGTAAGCCTATCTATGGGCAGTTAAGATCCATGGAGCTGACTAATATTTTGGTGGTTGTAGTACGTTATTTTGGAGGGACCAAACTGGGCGTTCCTGGTTTAATACGCGCTTATAAAGAGGCTACCATAGATGCCATCGCTAATGCCGATATTATTGAAAAAACGGTGGATGATTTATATAGTGTTAAGTTCGATTATTTGGTAATGAATGATATTATGAAGATTGTGAAGGATGAGAATTTGATAATTGCCAACCAAAAATTTGACCTGTCCTGTGAATTAGAATTTAGTATACGTCAGTCCGAAGTTCAAAAGGTGCTGCACCGATTCGAAAAAGTAGACTCCGTTAAGTGTGAGTACCTAAGAACGCAGTAA
- a CDS encoding PAS domain S-box protein translates to MVLLAELKENSLTAIAYSSPSENNIFYNKNISNSLCKQIIDTSKSQFIDDLQRSDKNETLEAQAGLKCLYGVPVLDEQGNNFACLCMYSKKQSYISDEKKRQLEIIKIQLEEDIIYASKHYQRNTIPRDVLLNEDEKLKYFFRYSPIGIFYFDKNLIITDLNEKFAHILKSDKRALLGLNINKIYDKRVLPALQNALLGIEDEYEGEYLTSTSGNVTNVLLKAAPVFVNKKIAGGIGILQDISIRTKIEKALKSSENKYRDLVEKINDVIFSIDANGICTYISPVIKLLVGYDPQEVIGYSFSDFVCENHRLTFSDALKSVKRGCTVDSEIKIKNKSGDFNWIRSSMRPIYGEDGVFVGIHGIAQDIRETKRIELSLRESEEQFRMVATHISDIIYEWNPHTDELTWYGDPSVILKQLSTINKFSDLKEFIHEEDRPTITQRWENALKDGIAWKNEFKLQSGNHKPIYILGSGLMLFKNDKPHKGFGTLTNVSTEKELVENLKLSNQRLAKNMTKTNSLMSAIPDMMFVFDRNGKITDYQSNDEAELFKKANIFIHKNVNQVLPPDIAQLTLDKIAIVLHNKNIETYKYELQFKNTVQIFESRMVYLDEEHTLAIVRNITTKELAEKELITAKEKAEESDRLKSSFLANMSHEIRTPMNGIIGFSELLSSKTINPAEREYYTSVIIKSGHQLLDIINDVLEISKIETGQIQVNNSVVHVFDVLQTMFSFFNKKALENDIHLRVDIPEDEEKVLVVTDESKLKQILSNLISNAVKFTKGGTICIGYSITDRFIEFFVEDNGIGIAKQEQKKIFERFSQANPQIMRQHGGTGLGLSISQSLVEILGGSIGLDSVPGKGSKFSFTIPYKQPK, encoded by the coding sequence ATGGTTTTATTAGCTGAATTAAAAGAAAATAGCTTAACAGCGATTGCCTATAGTTCGCCAAGTGAAAACAATATTTTTTACAATAAAAACATCAGCAACAGTCTTTGCAAACAAATTATTGACACTTCAAAAAGTCAATTCATTGACGACCTACAAAGGTCAGATAAAAATGAAACACTAGAAGCTCAAGCAGGTTTAAAATGCCTATATGGTGTACCGGTCCTTGACGAACAAGGCAATAATTTTGCTTGCTTATGCATGTATTCCAAAAAACAAAGCTACATCTCTGACGAAAAAAAAAGGCAACTTGAAATCATTAAGATCCAACTAGAAGAAGACATCATATACGCATCCAAACATTATCAAAGAAACACCATACCACGCGACGTACTGCTGAACGAAGATGAAAAACTAAAATATTTTTTTCGATATTCTCCCATTGGCATATTCTACTTCGACAAGAATTTGATTATTACCGATTTAAACGAAAAGTTTGCCCACATACTCAAATCGGATAAAAGGGCATTACTAGGGCTTAACATAAACAAGATTTATGATAAGAGAGTACTCCCAGCCCTTCAGAATGCACTTTTAGGTATTGAGGATGAATATGAGGGAGAATACCTTACTTCCACTAGTGGCAATGTTACAAATGTACTTTTAAAGGCCGCTCCGGTATTTGTAAATAAAAAGATCGCCGGGGGTATTGGCATCTTACAAGATATATCCATCAGAACAAAGATCGAAAAAGCCTTAAAATCCAGTGAAAATAAATACCGCGACCTGGTAGAAAAGATTAACGACGTCATTTTTTCTATTGATGCCAATGGAATCTGCACCTATATTAGTCCGGTCATTAAATTATTGGTTGGCTATGATCCTCAGGAAGTAATCGGATACAGCTTCAGTGATTTTGTCTGCGAGAACCACCGCCTCACCTTTAGTGATGCGCTTAAGAGTGTAAAGCGAGGATGCACTGTTGATTCCGAAATAAAAATAAAAAATAAAAGTGGCGATTTCAACTGGATTCGCAGCTCCATGCGCCCCATCTATGGAGAAGATGGGGTCTTTGTTGGCATACATGGTATCGCCCAAGATATTAGAGAAACCAAACGCATAGAATTGTCTTTGCGGGAAAGCGAAGAGCAATTCAGGATGGTGGCTACTCATATTTCAGACATCATATATGAATGGAATCCACACACCGATGAATTGACATGGTATGGAGACCCATCCGTTATTCTTAAACAGTTAAGCACCATCAATAAATTTTCTGATTTAAAGGAATTCATCCATGAGGAAGACCGCCCTACAATAACCCAACGATGGGAAAATGCGCTAAAGGATGGAATCGCTTGGAAAAATGAATTTAAACTACAATCAGGCAATCATAAACCCATATACATTTTAGGTAGTGGCTTAATGCTATTTAAAAATGACAAACCCCACAAAGGTTTTGGCACACTTACAAACGTAAGCACAGAGAAAGAACTGGTTGAAAACCTTAAACTATCCAACCAAAGATTGGCAAAGAACATGACCAAAACCAACAGTCTGATGTCTGCCATTCCTGATATGATGTTTGTATTTGATAGAAATGGTAAAATAACAGACTATCAAAGCAATGACGAAGCGGAACTATTTAAGAAAGCAAATATTTTTATTCATAAAAATGTAAACCAGGTATTGCCGCCCGACATCGCCCAGTTAACACTTGATAAAATAGCCATTGTACTTCATAACAAAAACATTGAGACCTATAAATATGAGCTCCAGTTCAAAAATACGGTTCAAATATTTGAATCAAGAATGGTGTATCTTGACGAAGAGCACACCTTAGCCATCGTCAGAAACATTACCACAAAAGAACTGGCAGAAAAAGAACTCATCACGGCAAAGGAAAAAGCGGAAGAAAGCGACCGGTTGAAATCCTCATTCTTAGCCAATATGTCTCATGAGATCCGAACCCCCATGAATGGCATCATAGGTTTTTCAGAGCTATTATCTTCTAAAACCATTAATCCTGCCGAAAGAGAATATTACACCTCGGTTATTATTAAAAGCGGACATCAATTACTGGACATCATCAATGATGTACTGGAAATATCCAAGATAGAAACCGGTCAAATACAGGTAAACAATTCTGTTGTTCATGTTTTTGACGTATTGCAAACCATGTTTTCTTTCTTTAACAAAAAAGCACTGGAGAATGACATACATCTTAGGGTAGACATTCCGGAAGACGAAGAAAAAGTGCTTGTTGTAACTGATGAAAGCAAATTAAAACAAATATTAAGTAATTTAATAAGCAATGCCGTTAAATTCACGAAGGGCGGTACCATTTGTATTGGCTACAGCATTACAGACCGTTTTATTGAGTTCTTTGTGGAAGATAATGGTATTGGCATCGCCAAACAAGAGCAGAAAAAAATATTTGAACGCTTTTCGCAAGCGAATCCTCAGATCATGCGGCAGCATGGAGGAACAGGCTTGGGTTTGTCTATTTCTCAAAGCTTGGTAGAAATACTAGGAGGAAGTATTGGTTTAGACTCAGTGCCTGGCAAAGGGTCTAAATTTTCCTTTACAATCCCTTACAAACAACCAAAATAG
- a CDS encoding COG3014 family protein has protein sequence MSIKKNKLVLLIVTTCISLTFMGCATYYQKNYQLQSYITNGDFHSADKLLKKDKKGESGVNKVLHYMNKGVVNFMLGNYQLSNTYFEKADLYNEDYKKSLGSEALAMISNPMVRPYKPEDFEIVMVHYYKSLNYLMLKNYEEALVECRRVNIQLQQLNDKYKNNKNKYTNDAFAHNLMGMIYDASGDKNNAFIAYRNAYEAYENDYKKLFSIAAPLQLKKDLLRVAYQIGFMQEYNYYKDLFALEYKPSDNEDGSLVFLWMNGFGPVKSEWSINFTNAGYRNGWVTFVNEDYGFNFPVYVGNRRVNEQGAFKNLSFLRVAFPKYIERKPAFTQAILRTQQQEYPLELSENINAIAFQSLKDRMTREMANSIARLATKKALESLANRENQNLGSIISIVNALTEKADTRNWQSLPYAIHYTRIPLAPGNHQIEMIVNGSEQRHETFHFDIEKNKTSFFTFHQIETK, from the coding sequence ATGTCAATTAAAAAAAACAAACTCGTACTTTTAATTGTCACTACATGTATATCCCTCACTTTTATGGGATGTGCCACCTACTACCAAAAAAACTATCAACTTCAAAGTTATATTACAAATGGAGATTTTCATTCTGCCGACAAACTCTTAAAAAAAGATAAGAAAGGAGAATCTGGAGTTAATAAGGTACTCCACTATATGAACAAAGGGGTGGTCAATTTTATGTTGGGCAACTACCAACTTAGTAATACCTACTTTGAAAAAGCAGACTTATACAACGAGGACTACAAAAAAAGTCTGGGTTCAGAAGCTTTAGCAATGATCTCCAACCCCATGGTACGCCCCTACAAACCAGAAGATTTTGAAATCGTAATGGTTCATTATTACAAATCGCTCAATTACCTTATGCTTAAAAATTATGAAGAAGCACTGGTAGAGTGTAGAAGAGTCAACATTCAGTTACAACAGCTAAACGACAAATACAAAAACAATAAGAACAAATACACCAATGACGCTTTTGCCCATAATTTAATGGGGATGATTTATGATGCCTCAGGAGATAAGAACAATGCATTCATAGCCTACCGTAATGCTTACGAAGCCTATGAAAATGACTATAAGAAGTTATTTAGTATTGCTGCCCCCCTTCAATTAAAAAAAGACCTCCTACGTGTTGCATACCAAATAGGTTTTATGCAAGAATATAATTACTATAAAGACCTATTCGCACTAGAATACAAACCTTCCGACAACGAAGATGGATCGCTTGTTTTTTTATGGATGAATGGTTTTGGCCCAGTTAAATCAGAGTGGAGTATCAATTTTACAAATGCAGGCTACCGAAATGGATGGGTTACTTTTGTCAATGAGGATTATGGCTTTAACTTCCCGGTATACGTAGGTAACCGAAGAGTAAATGAGCAAGGTGCTTTTAAAAACCTATCCTTTCTTCGGGTGGCCTTTCCCAAGTACATAGAAAGAAAACCTGCATTCACTCAAGCTATACTACGAACCCAACAGCAGGAATATCCCCTGGAATTATCAGAAAATATTAACGCCATCGCATTTCAATCACTCAAAGACCGTATGACCAGAGAGATGGCCAATAGCATTGCCCGACTCGCCACAAAAAAAGCACTGGAATCATTGGCCAACAGAGAAAACCAAAACCTGGGCTCCATCATCAGTATTGTTAATGCACTCACCGAAAAAGCAGACACCAGAAACTGGCAGTCGCTTCCATATGCCATCCACTATACAAGAATACCTTTAGCACCAGGAAACCATCAGATAGAGATGATAGTCAATGGTTCTGAACAACGCCACGAAACCTTTCATTTTGATATTGAAAAAAACAAAACAAGCTTTTTCACTTTCCACCAGATAGAAACAAAATAA
- the lpoB gene encoding penicillin-binding protein activator LpoB, whose amino-acid sequence MKTKLLTSALFIALLFSACASHKVERVSPDEAIDLSGRWNDTDSKMVAEAMVEQVLSGAWITNYMQNNNGKKPVVIVGLVYNKSHEHINANTFIKDIERTFINSGKVRLVQAADKREELRKERAAQQEFASLETAKQWGKELGADFMLNGDINSIVDTYKKERVNYYQTNLELSNLETNEIVWIGDKKIKKYINK is encoded by the coding sequence ATGAAAACTAAATTACTAACGTCCGCCCTTTTTATAGCATTACTTTTTTCGGCCTGCGCCAGTCACAAAGTAGAGCGAGTATCTCCTGATGAAGCCATTGATTTAAGTGGGAGATGGAACGACACGGATTCAAAGATGGTGGCAGAAGCCATGGTAGAACAAGTACTTTCCGGCGCTTGGATCACCAATTATATGCAAAACAACAACGGCAAAAAACCAGTGGTAATCGTTGGATTAGTATACAATAAATCACACGAACACATTAATGCCAACACCTTCATTAAGGATATAGAACGCACCTTTATTAATAGTGGTAAAGTACGTTTGGTACAGGCCGCCGACAAACGAGAAGAGCTTCGAAAAGAACGTGCTGCCCAACAGGAGTTTGCTTCACTGGAAACTGCCAAGCAATGGGGCAAAGAATTAGGAGCTGATTTCATGCTCAACGGAGACATCAACTCAATTGTAGATACCTATAAAAAAGAACGGGTGAACTATTACCAGACTAACCTGGAGTTATCAAACCTTGAAACCAACGAAATAGTTTGGATTGGTGACAAAAAGATAAAAAAATACATCAACAAATAA
- a CDS encoding DUF6913 domain-containing protein produces MNYLTNIRIRLGAFILKQKLKKKKRTPVICNLKQAKNIGIVYDTSIANNRQSVTKLESYFKELEMNIEVLGYAHVKKEENTLIGDNHHHYIYAQDFNWYYKPKNEMIEHFIQAPLDIIINLYQEEEFAIEYIIKMSNAKFKVGCAHIEESLHDLMIDVSKHKGDTEYLIENVKHYLNILNN; encoded by the coding sequence GTGAACTACTTAACAAACATAAGAATTCGATTGGGTGCTTTTATATTGAAGCAAAAACTAAAAAAGAAAAAAAGAACGCCGGTCATTTGCAACTTAAAACAAGCCAAGAACATTGGTATTGTTTACGATACCAGCATTGCAAACAATCGACAATCCGTCACAAAACTCGAATCCTATTTCAAGGAATTAGAAATGAATATTGAAGTGTTAGGCTATGCCCATGTGAAAAAAGAAGAAAACACACTTATTGGAGACAATCACCACCACTATATTTACGCACAGGACTTTAACTGGTATTACAAGCCTAAAAATGAAATGATTGAACATTTCATTCAAGCCCCACTGGATATTATTATTAATTTGTACCAAGAAGAAGAATTTGCCATCGAATACATAATCAAGATGTCAAACGCAAAGTTTAAGGTAGGTTGTGCCCATATTGAAGAAAGCCTGCACGATCTGATGATAGATGTGAGCAAGCACAAAGGAGATACGGAATACTTAATTGAAAATGTGAAACATTATCTGAATATTTTGAATAATTAG
- the ligA gene encoding NAD-dependent DNA ligase LigA yields the protein MMNENIQQEIQSLREQLNQHNHQYYVLNQPSISDYAYDQMMHTLIKLEKEHPEYMDTNSPSLRVGSDISNDFQQITHKYPMLSLGNTYNEGEIADFHQRVSKAIGGNIEYVCELKYDGTAIGLTYENGQLTHAVTRGDGEKGDDVTANVKTIKSIPLQLKGDYPAHFEIRGEIFIPNAEFQKINELRDIEGEAPFANARNAAAGSLKMKKSSDVARRGLDCYLYYMIGEQLPTTIHSHNLEKARTWGFKIPEHYKICHSLEEINEFIAHWNKERHQLPFEIDGIVIKVNDINLQNELGYTAKSPRWAISYKFQAEEACTQLLSVDYQVGRSGKITPVANLEPVQLAGTTVKRASLHNADIIQQLDLHESDMVYVEKGGEIIPKITGVDESARPPLSSKIHFITKCPECGTMLIRPEGEAAHFCPNDKTCPPQLKGKIEHFVSRKALNIDSFGEQVVDLLFEKGLVREVSDIYQLSYDQLNGLSRISSDDPQKKTFSFQEKSTQNLLNGIAKSKEVPFPNVLFGLGIKHVGATVAKTLTKKFHTIDRLANATLEELTEVDDIGPKVAQSVITYFANSENRAMITRLKDAGLQLQGEAQNENLGKFTGLSFVVSGTFTQFSRDELKNKIEQHGGKNLSGVSAKTSYLVAGEKTGPAKLAKAQKLGVKIISESDFIDLLEN from the coding sequence ATGATGAACGAAAACATTCAACAAGAGATACAAAGTTTACGAGAACAACTCAACCAACACAACCATCAATATTACGTTCTTAACCAACCTAGCATCTCTGATTATGCCTATGATCAGATGATGCATACATTGATAAAGCTGGAGAAGGAGCACCCCGAATACATGGATACCAACAGTCCTTCACTAAGAGTAGGTAGCGACATATCCAATGACTTTCAACAAATCACCCATAAATACCCTATGCTATCCTTGGGTAATACTTACAACGAAGGAGAGATAGCTGATTTTCACCAAAGAGTTAGCAAGGCTATTGGAGGAAATATAGAATACGTTTGCGAACTAAAATATGACGGAACGGCCATTGGTCTCACTTACGAAAATGGCCAACTAACACATGCTGTAACAAGGGGCGATGGAGAAAAGGGCGACGACGTTACAGCCAATGTAAAAACCATAAAAAGCATTCCTCTGCAATTAAAAGGTGACTATCCAGCTCATTTTGAGATCAGAGGAGAGATATTTATTCCCAATGCCGAGTTTCAGAAGATAAATGAGCTCCGTGATATTGAAGGAGAAGCACCCTTTGCCAATGCCCGTAACGCCGCAGCAGGCTCTCTTAAAATGAAAAAAAGCTCCGATGTGGCCAGACGTGGTCTCGACTGCTATCTATATTACATGATCGGAGAACAGCTTCCCACGACAATACATTCTCATAACCTGGAAAAAGCGCGTACATGGGGTTTTAAAATACCCGAACACTATAAGATATGTCATTCTCTGGAAGAGATCAACGAATTTATTGCCCATTGGAATAAGGAACGACATCAATTACCCTTTGAAATAGATGGCATCGTCATCAAGGTGAATGACATCAACTTACAAAATGAATTGGGCTACACCGCCAAGTCGCCACGCTGGGCCATATCTTATAAGTTCCAGGCTGAGGAAGCTTGTACCCAGCTACTATCTGTTGATTACCAGGTAGGCCGTTCAGGAAAAATAACGCCCGTGGCCAATCTGGAGCCAGTACAACTTGCTGGCACAACCGTAAAAAGAGCCTCCTTGCACAATGCCGACATCATTCAACAGCTAGATCTGCATGAGTCAGATATGGTATACGTGGAAAAGGGAGGAGAGATAATACCCAAGATAACAGGCGTAGATGAAAGTGCCCGCCCCCCTTTATCGTCAAAGATCCATTTTATAACAAAATGTCCTGAGTGTGGCACAATGCTCATCAGACCCGAGGGTGAGGCAGCCCATTTTTGTCCCAACGACAAGACCTGCCCCCCTCAACTCAAAGGCAAAATTGAACATTTTGTTAGCCGAAAGGCATTGAACATAGATTCATTTGGCGAACAGGTAGTTGATCTTCTTTTTGAAAAAGGTTTGGTAAGAGAAGTCAGTGATATTTACCAATTAAGTTACGATCAGCTAAATGGACTCAGCAGAATTTCAAGCGATGACCCTCAGAAAAAAACATTCAGCTTTCAGGAAAAGTCGACCCAAAACCTACTAAATGGAATTGCCAAATCCAAAGAAGTTCCTTTTCCCAATGTTTTATTCGGACTAGGCATCAAACATGTTGGGGCAACAGTTGCCAAAACACTCACTAAAAAGTTTCATACTATCGATCGATTAGCTAACGCTACCTTGGAAGAACTAACAGAAGTGGATGACATAGGACCTAAGGTAGCCCAAAGTGTCATTACCTATTTTGCCAATAGCGAAAACAGGGCTATGATTACACGATTAAAAGACGCAGGTCTTCAACTACAAGGTGAAGCACAAAATGAAAACCTGGGCAAATTCACAGGACTATCCTTTGTGGTAAGTGGAACCTTTACGCAGTTCTCGCGAGATGAACTAAAAAATAAGATTGAACAACACGGTGGAAAAAACCTTAGTGGAGTTTCGGCAAAAACATCGTATCTTGTGGCAGGTGAAAAAACAGGACCAGCTAAATTAGCCAAAGCCCAAAAACTAGGTGTAAAAATTATTAGCGAATCTGATTTTATTGATCTTCTAGAAAATTAA
- a CDS encoding NHL repeat-containing protein, with amino-acid sequence MKKLFLLIAIIPFLFSSCEEDNETNKNTETSSFYIVNYGNYGGTKGSLSSFNLADSTINNYVYESINGVAMTGNPQYVYNYDGNIYVMGNNKDEVYYFDNVFLEQTENGVSTDIVKPRYCVGNGDYLYISCWGGDIWEDTSLSYIAKYNLKEKIVEKKIALAGGPEGLEIANGKLYCALNYEQKVAIMDLNTETFSYIDLPAATSYFLKDNSNNLYVSMISTFTHPSTETGMGYINTQTDELETTYTLSGISTGYSSIMAANSDFSKIYIIASSWIQDTNDEWIQVGGLQTFDVASQTYEAEPFVSNVNGLNGVAVNPETDDVFCMISESTSTSGKLQMYNKDKTLIKTLTTGIAPAWALFIQ; translated from the coding sequence ATGAAAAAGCTATTTTTATTAATTGCTATTATTCCATTTCTATTTTCTTCGTGTGAAGAAGACAATGAAACCAATAAAAACACGGAGACATCCAGTTTTTACATTGTAAATTATGGAAATTACGGAGGCACTAAAGGCTCTTTATCTTCCTTTAACCTAGCAGATTCAACCATCAACAATTACGTCTATGAATCGATCAATGGCGTAGCCATGACGGGTAACCCACAGTATGTATACAACTACGATGGTAATATTTATGTGATGGGTAACAACAAGGACGAAGTATATTATTTCGACAATGTTTTTCTTGAACAAACAGAAAATGGAGTGAGCACAGACATTGTGAAACCCAGGTACTGTGTTGGCAATGGAGACTACCTGTATATTTCATGCTGGGGAGGAGACATCTGGGAAGACACAAGCCTTTCCTATATTGCTAAATATAATTTAAAGGAAAAGATTGTGGAGAAAAAGATTGCTTTAGCCGGCGGTCCGGAAGGACTTGAAATTGCCAACGGCAAATTGTACTGTGCCTTAAATTATGAGCAAAAAGTAGCCATAATGGATTTAAACACCGAAACCTTCTCATATATCGATTTACCTGCCGCCACATCGTACTTTCTAAAAGATAATAGCAATAATTTATATGTAAGTATGATTAGTACCTTCACACATCCATCCACAGAAACAGGCATGGGGTATATCAACACACAAACAGATGAACTGGAAACAACGTATACCTTAAGTGGTATATCCACCGGCTATAGCTCCATTATGGCAGCCAATAGCGATTTTTCAAAAATATATATTATTGCTTCCTCATGGATTCAGGATACCAATGATGAGTGGATACAAGTAGGTGGACTACAAACTTTTGATGTTGCTAGCCAGACATACGAAGCAGAACCCTTCGTTTCCAATGTAAATGGATTAAATGGAGTAGCCGTCAACCCCGAAACCGATGATGTTTTCTGCATGATATCAGAAAGCACCTCTACCTCAGGAAAATTACAAATGTATAACAAGGATAAAACACTCATAAAAACACTAACTACCGGAATAGCGCCCGCATGGGCTTTATTTATTCAATAA
- a CDS encoding TonB-dependent receptor plug domain-containing protein: MHKIVGIAFFVFFTSVIQGQNLYLLNDSTHSVLADTFYIQEVDVLSPITQKYLVGSKTQLISPEQMEQMASQNLSDLLSTNTPIYIKSNAGGLSSFHFRGTSSDHTSVMVGGLTINSLTLGSSNPSNIPTFLFDKVNVLYGSSSASLGSGSIGGSIRLSSALNWTQGQKVELLASTGSFGAYTWGGKIFLGNGKFESVTRILSLEKKNDFKFKNTAIKDFSTGQFKTEKQKYASIDNMDVMQELNFKISDKESFTSMFWYTNSWHEVQPTIEANSSDTLIQQTYEDTHFRMWTNYKLQKRKIKFQLGAGYVYDDAISNGLQEESISTQRFISETSIQHQWKNFNYTIGAKYKHIVPDVYAYKNNPTEDRLDIFASLLMRYGTNTNVSINLRQQFVTSFSAPFTPSLGLEHNLWVQKNSVLKLSANIQKSYRIPTLNDRFWDQPNYKANENLKSEEGLAIEGGLKYTVSLEHFTLKSNIHYFYMDVDNWLMWIPKTEGWIAANILRVKSKGLEFHSDATIKLNKTNIQLSTNYTYNKAIRAASEIENDQLGRQLEYTPKHMANGSVSINYKEQGININGSYTGERYYNQAENKTLNDYFLLNISIYKYLKLKEHKLRMFLNINNVLSEKYQNEYRYAMPMIHYTLGIKYYFNN, encoded by the coding sequence ATGCATAAGATAGTCGGGATTGCTTTTTTCGTTTTTTTCACTTCTGTCATTCAAGGACAGAACTTATATTTACTGAATGACTCCACTCATTCGGTGTTAGCAGATACTTTTTATATCCAAGAAGTAGATGTTCTGTCACCCATCACGCAGAAATATTTAGTAGGCAGTAAAACCCAGCTCATCTCCCCTGAGCAAATGGAACAAATGGCCTCCCAAAATCTCAGCGATTTATTATCAACGAATACGCCCATATACATAAAATCTAACGCAGGCGGCTTATCCAGCTTCCACTTCAGAGGTACGTCCAGCGACCACACCTCTGTAATGGTCGGGGGCTTAACCATTAACTCACTCACCTTAGGCAGTTCTAATCCTAGCAATATCCCAACTTTTCTGTTTGACAAGGTGAATGTTTTATATGGCAGCTCATCCGCATCTCTTGGATCCGGATCCATAGGTGGCAGTATTCGCTTAAGTTCTGCACTCAACTGGACACAAGGACAGAAGGTTGAGTTATTGGCATCCACTGGATCTTTTGGCGCCTACACATGGGGTGGAAAAATATTTTTAGGGAATGGTAAATTTGAATCGGTCACCCGTATTTTATCTTTAGAAAAGAAAAACGACTTTAAATTTAAAAATACAGCCATTAAAGACTTTAGTACAGGTCAATTTAAAACGGAGAAACAAAAATATGCTTCCATAGATAACATGGATGTAATGCAAGAGCTAAATTTTAAAATTTCAGATAAAGAATCTTTCACATCCATGTTTTGGTATACCAATAGCTGGCACGAAGTTCAACCTACCATAGAAGCAAACTCCAGCGATACATTAATACAACAGACCTATGAAGATACTCACTTCAGAATGTGGACAAATTACAAGCTACAAAAACGCAAAATAAAATTCCAATTAGGAGCAGGTTATGTCTATGACGACGCTATTTCAAACGGTCTTCAAGAAGAATCTATTTCTACCCAAAGATTTATTTCAGAAACAAGCATCCAACACCAATGGAAAAATTTCAATTACACAATAGGAGCAAAATACAAACATATCGTTCCTGATGTTTACGCCTATAAAAACAATCCCACGGAAGATCGACTTGATATTTTCGCTTCCTTACTTATGAGATACGGCACCAACACCAATGTATCCATCAATTTACGTCAACAGTTTGTGACTTCATTCTCGGCACCCTTTACACCTTCCTTAGGATTAGAACACAACCTTTGGGTTCAAAAAAACTCCGTTCTAAAACTAAGTGCTAACATCCAAAAGAGCTATCGAATACCCACCCTCAATGATCGTTTTTGGGATCAACCTAACTATAAGGCCAATGAAAATTTAAAGTCAGAAGAAGGACTCGCTATTGAAGGAGGCTTAAAATACACCGTTAGCTTGGAGCACTTTACCCTTAAATCCAACATACATTACTTTTATATGGATGTGGATAATTGGCTTATGTGGATTCCAAAGACCGAAGGTTGGATTGCGGCCAATATACTTCGCGTAAAAAGCAAAGGACTAGAATTCCATTCCGATGCCACCATAAAACTCAACAAAACGAACATCCAATTAAGTACAAACTACACCTACAACAAGGCGATACGAGCAGCTTCGGAAATTGAGAATGATCAATTAGGACGTCAGTTAGAATATACACCCAAACACATGGCCAATGGATCCGTCAGCATCAACTATAAAGAACAGGGAATCAACATAAACGGATCTTATACCGGAGAAAGATATTACAACCAAGCGGAAAACAAAACATTGAACGACTATTTTCTTTTAAACATTTCTATTTACAAATACTTAAAGTTAAAAGAACACAAGCTTAGAATGTTTTTAAACATAAACAATGTGCTCAGTGAAAAATACCAAAACGAATATAGATACGCCATGCCCATGATCCACTACACTCTGGGCATCAAATATTACTTTAATAATTAG